CACGTCTCCCGGATTGAGGGCGTCGATGGCTTTTTTATATGCGTCAAATCCCAGAAACTGCCGCTCCGGAGGAACATCGACTTTGTCGGCAAAACTCTGTTTGAGGTTGTTCAGGCTGGCCTTGAGGCGGTCCTCAAACACGTCTGCCATGGCAATTAGTTTGACCGGACCGGGGGTCGAGAGGGCGTTGGCAGCGGCCCCAGTTCCTCGCCCTCCACATCCTACCAGGGCCACCTGAATGAGGTGACTTTCCCCTGCGTGCACCATCCGGGCGAGGGATCCGGTTGTCAGGAGCGCCGAGGCGAGCGCCGAAGTCTTCAAGAAGGTTCGTCGGTCGGGACCACTGGTGTGGCACTGCGTGATGTTGGGGGCGCGAGTACTCATGAATGGTATCCTTTCTGACGCAGACAACAAAAAACGGGAGACGGCACGTCCAAGCGAATCCACAGAATGTTTGGCATTCTGAGAATACTTATTCAGCCGGTGCGCGTCAACGCGCCGAGATTTTGACTTGATTTTTGTCGTGACCAACTGGAAAATACTTGGTGAGTTGGTGGCGTTCACCGGTGCTTGCAAATGAACAGTGAATTTCGACCACGTGGACTGATCTGGGTAACTTTGCTGCTGTATTTGGGCAGCACCGGTCTCGTATTTGAACACGCCGCATCGGTGACCACGGCTCTCCCCATTTGCGTAACGAGGCTGCTTGAAAAAGATCATTTGCTTTTTGAATGTCAGGAGTCGTGTGGTTCTGGCGAGAAAAACTCGGGACGTGCGTGGCAACGGGCCGTGGCCGCGGTAGGTCAAAAGCAGTTTGCTGATCGAGATGGGGTAGATCGCGCTCATTGTTCCTGTACATGTGGCGTGTGTGTGGTGGCCACATGCCTCTATACTCCCGCGGCGGCTGCAGCAGTGAGCTTTCCCCTTGAAATCCACTGGGCTCATCTCGTCTTGAGGGAGCGACGCACTGATATTCGAGCCGAAGAGCTTCTGCGGCCTCCACGGTCTCTTTTCTGAATGGACGCCGTGAGAGGGGACTACTCTGCGAGCGTCTTGATCGTCCGGTCAATGCACCTTCATTCTGCGCCGGAATGCTCTTACCCTGTGGACATCGCTGATGTCAGCGTGGTGGCGGCTCGGCCCCATAGTCTGAATTAATCGGCACTGCCCACGAGCGCTTACCCAGTCACCACGTAGTCGGCTTGAGAATGGCGAAGGCGGCATGCAGTGCCGTAGTAGTTCGCGTTCCTTTCGGTAGCCAGGCGGTGATTCCTGGCCAAGCACGGCGTGAGGCAACTCCATTTTCAACTTGAAATACCGCTCATAGCTGCCCCTTTGGTGATACTCAAAACATATCGGCGTAAATTCGTACCAAGCTGATAGGGAAACATTCTGTGACCGAGAAAGCGATGCCATCGGACTCATCGGGGACTACGGTTCGACGATGGGCTTCCCGAGTGATGCGGGTGGCACTTCATTTGCTCGTACTGGGAGGCCTTGCCGTCCTCGGAATCTGGGGCCATGAGACGGGATGGCAATTTCAAATTCAATCAGCACAACCACAGCAGCCCAACGTCACGCGATATGCAGAGACCTCGCGGCTTAAGGTGCACTGGGTGCCTCGCGACGTTTTGGCTGCGAAATACTGCGCAACTCATGCCCTGTATTTGTGTCCCTGTCCGGGCCAGGAAAAGAGTTCGCATGATCTGCACACCCACGCTCAAGGTCAGCCCGCGCCAGGTCATCCGGACCCTTTCCAGACGAACGCACACGGAGCCGACGCTGACCCGCCCGCGTGGGTGGGAGCTATTCTGGAGCTTGAGTCCCCTGGCCAGTTGGAGGGACGCACCATTTCGACGGAAATAGTCACGGCCCAGCCGTTTCGCGAAGTGGTGCACGGCTACGGACGACTATCCTTTTTTCCCGCCGATGAGGCGGAGCTGAGGACGCCCCTGTTCGGGACAGTGTGGCAACGACGAAAGAACCCGTATGAGTGGGTCAACGCAGGGGAGGTCATCGCGCTGATTGATTCCCCGGAATTGGTTCGATTGAAGGGGGAGTATCTCCAGGCCTGGATCGAGCACAAAACAGCCAAACAAAAGGCGGAGAGCCTGGCGCAGGCACCTGTTTCGCATCAGGAAAAGCAATTAGCGGCAGCGGAGTTGACGGAAGCGAACCTCCGGCTCCGGGCGGCCGCGGAAACCCTCATCAGTTACGGTTTCCCGCGTCCCGATCCTTTGCCCGACACGGAAGACTGGACCCAGGTCCGCGAAGGCCTGTGTTCGCTGGGTTTGGAAGATTGCGGGCGAGAGCTGGGTGACAGTCCTCCGGCCTCTTTGCTGCCGCTGCGGGCCCCATTTTCTGGTATTCTGGTCGAATTTCCCGTGACTGTGGGGCAAGTGGTTGAACAAAACGCGCTGGTGTGTCGTTTGGTGAACCCGGCACGGCTGCTGCTTGTGCTTTCCTTACCAGGAGAGGACGCTGTTCGTGTTCGTCCAGGCCAAAGGGCGGTCGTGCATACCGAGGGGTCACAAAAACCAGAAGAAGGCTCCGTCGTCTGGATAGAGCCTGTGGACAATCCTGACAAAGCTAAGGTCTC
This is a stretch of genomic DNA from Thermogutta terrifontis. It encodes these proteins:
- a CDS encoding efflux RND transporter periplasmic adaptor subunit, which gives rise to MTEKAMPSDSSGTTVRRWASRVMRVALHLLVLGGLAVLGIWGHETGWQFQIQSAQPQQPNVTRYAETSRLKVHWVPRDVLAAKYCATHALYLCPCPGQEKSSHDLHTHAQGQPAPGHPDPFQTNAHGADADPPAWVGAILELESPGQLEGRTISTEIVTAQPFREVVHGYGRLSFFPADEAELRTPLFGTVWQRRKNPYEWVNAGEVIALIDSPELVRLKGEYLQAWIEHKTAKQKAESLAQAPVSHQEKQLAAAELTEANLRLRAAAETLISYGFPRPDPLPDTEDWTQVREGLCSLGLEDCGRELGDSPPASLLPLRAPFSGILVEFPVTVGQVVEQNALVCRLVNPARLLLVLSLPGEDAVRVRPGQRAVVHTEGSQKPEEGSVVWIEPVDNPDKAKVSVHLEVKNQQKIFKAGAWGEAEILVGEASQVLCVPKEALHRDGAAWCVFVVDHSSGEPPGGKRFQARMVRVGKSWGDRWPIVAGILPGERVVVQGSDVLWNELRHMLTSRSQQDGEGRERLATGETD